Below is a genomic region from Synergistaceae bacterium.
CGACTTTATCCGGGCAATTGTAAGCTGGACTTCGCCTCGTTTATCGCCGCCCTGCGTCAAACCGGATACGATGGATATTATAGCGTAGAAGTGTTTCAGCGGCCGGACCAGGATACCGCTTTGGAAAAGAGCATAGAATACCTGAGGCCCCTGTTGGAGAGTTGATTTACGGTCCCGAAGGGAAAAACCCCCTTCGGGACACCGGCGCCAATCAGATCTTCCTTATCTTTATCTCAACTTTTTGACGACGTCCATAAATTCCTTCACTCTTTTGGAATCCACGGGATTTTCGAATACTCCGTTTTCTTTGAAAGTTGTAGCGACGATAGCTCCGTCGGCCACGGCAAGCTGCGTGGAAATGTTGTCCTTATTGCAGCCCGTGTTGCAAAAAACAGGAGTATTCGGAGCGGCGTCTTTGACGATCTTCAAAATTTGAGTGTCCGTGGCGGAGCCCGCCGTCAACCCCGAAACGCACAAGGCGTCCGGGCGGTGATTGAACACGGTTGTCTTCGCTATTTCCTGAGGTGTCCGTCGTCCAAGATAAGCTGCCGCCTCAGGGACGATGTTGTAAAGCAGTTTCACTTTTTCCGCGCCGATCTCCATTTGGTGGCGGACGGTGACGCCTGCGTCGGTGTTCCATAAGCCGAAATCCGACGCGTAAACGCCGGACATGATCTCGCGGATGAACAAAGCGCCGGTGGCGACGGCCAGATCTAACGATGCGATGGGGTCCCACAGGCAGTTCACTCCGAAGGGCAACTCAATGTCGCTCATCAGTTCCCCGATGACGCGCGCCATGCTCGCCACAGTTTCCGGGCGTACTTTGGTGAGGTACGGCATGCTGAATTCATTGGAAAACATCACCCCGTCAACGCCGCCCTCCTGCAGCGCGTGAAGATCACGACGCGCGCTTTCCAGCACTTTTTTCATCCCGGAAGCCTTGTCGTAATAAGGGTCTCCGGGCATCGGCTGCAAGTGACACATTGCGATAATCGGTTTTTCAACGCCAAATAAATCTTTGAGCCACATGGACATTCGTCTCCTCGTCAAATTTGTCACAGCGTATAGCGGCGGCAGTCAAACCCGGAGTCGATCATACCAACTCCTGCCGCGATCAGCTTCGCAAGGTTCTCAATATCCGACGTCGCGCAGAGCTCCGCCGGAGTATGGGTATAACGAACCGGGAACCCCAGATCCACGCAGGCAATTCCTTTTCCTTCCATCTGAACATAAGCGGAATCAGTAAGAATGCCTAAAGAGGCGAAACGCTGCAGTGGAATCGAGTTCTCTCCAGCCGCCCGCTCCATAAGGCGAACCAGCCCTTCGTGAGGAATAGTTCCGTTGAGCGTACCACGTCCGTGGAAAGAGTACAGGTTGACGCTGGGGCCCGCTCCCAGGGCGTTGTTATAACGATTTTTCAGGTCCGGAGTGTCGCCGGCCAGGATCACGTCCACGCATATGGCGATGTCCGGTTGTAAAGCGCGCGCCGCGTGCACGGCCCCACGGATGTTGAACTCCTCCCAGACGGAGCCCACAAGGCTGACTCTGGCGGCTGGTCTGTTTTGGCGGAGCAGACTTGCCGCCAGCGCCAGGGCCGCGACGCCGCCGCGGTCGTCTATGGCGGTTGCGCTGACCTTACCGTTCGGCAGGGGCTGAAAGCGGGATTTGTAAATCGCGGGAGCCCCAATTTCAATCCCCAGTTCGCGAACCTGATCCGCGCTCGCGCATCCCA
It encodes:
- a CDS encoding M20/M25/M40 family metallo-hydrolase, with protein sequence MNLSEILRNLCLAPAPSGYEREAARVYRDAVAAFVDSVEVDRAGNTIATIQGTDPKAPSVMVFAHLDQLGFIVRRIEPDGFLQIDRLGGIPEKVLPALELLIRTRSGEFVPGVIGIKSHHATAAEEKYKVDPVTSLFVDVGCASADQVRELGIEIGAPAIYKSRFQPLPNGKVSATAIDDRGGVAALALAASLLRQNRPAARVSLVGSVWEEFNIRGAVHAARALQPDIAICVDVILAGDTPDLKNRYNNALGAGPSVNLYSFHGRGTLNGTIPHEGLVRLMERAAGENSIPLQRFASLGILTDSAYVQMEGKGIACVDLGFPVRYTHTPAELCATSDIENLAKLIAAGVGMIDSGFDCRRYTL
- a CDS encoding BtpA/SgcQ family protein yields the protein MWLKDLFGVEKPIIAMCHLQPMPGDPYYDKASGMKKVLESARRDLHALQEGGVDGVMFSNEFSMPYLTKVRPETVASMARVIGELMSDIELPFGVNCLWDPIASLDLAVATGALFIREIMSGVYASDFGLWNTDAGVTVRHQMEIGAEKVKLLYNIVPEAAAYLGRRTPQEIAKTTVFNHRPDALCVSGLTAGSATDTQILKIVKDAAPNTPVFCNTGCNKDNISTQLAVADGAIVATTFKENGVFENPVDSKRVKEFMDVVKKLR